The following DNA comes from Longimicrobium sp..
AGAGCGGTGGAGCTGCGAGACGATCACGCGCTCCGCGCCGTTGATGATGAACGTGCCCAGGGGGGTCAGCACCGGCAGGTCCCCCAGGTACACTTCCTTTTCGATGATGTCCTTCGGACGGCGCTCGTCCCCGATGTCCTCCCACACCACCAGCCGGAGCGTCGCCTTGAGCGGAGCCGCGTACGTCATGTCGCGCTCCATGCACTCCTCCATGTCGTACTTCGGCTCGCCCAGGGCGTAGCGGACGTACTCCAGGGAGAAGTTCCCGTTGACGTCGGAGATGGGGAAGATCTCGTTGAACACACGCTCCAGCCCGACGTCCTCGCGCTCGCGCGCGGCCGCGTCGGTCTGCAGCAGCGTTTCGAACGCGCGCAGCTGAACGTCCAGCAGGTTGGGATGCTCCATCCCCGCCGTCAGCTTGGCGAACGAGACGATCGGCTTGTTTACGGTTGCCAAGTGGGTCTCCCTCTTCGAGCGCGTGGAACCGGACCGGAAAGCGCAAACGACCCCGACCGGAAGCCCCGGCGGGGTGACGTGCCGTCCGTGATCTATGTAAGAGGCCGCGTGGGCGCCATCATTTACCTTCGGGCTGAAGTTGGACCGGCATGGGGCGCCGCGCTGGCCGGAGCGGCTTCGGGCGCCCGCCGCGCGCGGCCTCTCCGGGGGAGAGGCCGCCCGCGGCAGCCGTCCGACTACTTCAGCTCGACCGACGCGCCCTGCTCCTCGAGCTTGGCCTTGATCTGGTTGGCCTCCTCCTTCGACACGCCCTCCTTCACCGGCTTGGGCGCGCCGTCGACCAGGTCCTTGGCCTCCTTCAGCCCCAGGCCGGTGATCTCGCGGACCACCTTGATGACCTGGATCTTCTTCTCGCCGGCGCCCTGCAGCACGACGGTGAACTCCGTCTGCTCCTCGGCGGCCGGGGCGGCGGCGCCGCCGCCGGCGGCCGGCGCGGCGGCCATCGCCACGGGGGCGGCCGCGGTCACGCCGAACTTCTCCTCGAACGCCTTCACGAAGTCGGCCAGCTCGAGGACGGTCATGTTGCCGATCGCGTCGAGCAGCTCGTCACGGGTAAGCGTAGCCATTTCAGCGGGCTCCTTCTTCTAGACGGTACGTGGTTCGGAAAACCGGGTTGTCGTTGGTGCGGCGCTCGGCGGCCTCAGGCCCCGGCGCCCTCCTTCTGCTGCCGCAGCGCGTCGACCGCGCGGGCGAAGCCCGCCAGCAGCTGGCTCATCCCGCCCGCCAGGCGCGCCATGGGCGCCTGCAGCCCGCCGGCGATCTGCGCCAGCAGGACCTCGCGGGGAGGCATGTCGGCCAGCTTCTTCACCTGGTCGGCGTTCACCTCGCGGCGCTCCACCACCCCCACCTTCACGGCCGGCCGGTCGCCGAACTCGCGGGCGAAGTCGGTCAGCGCC
Coding sequences within:
- the rplL gene encoding 50S ribosomal protein L7/L12, whose product is MATLTRDELLDAIGNMTVLELADFVKAFEEKFGVTAAAPVAMAAAPAAGGGAAAPAAEEQTEFTVVLQGAGEKKIQVIKVVREITGLGLKEAKDLVDGAPKPVKEGVSKEEANQIKAKLEEQGASVELK